Proteins encoded in a region of the Equus asinus isolate D_3611 breed Donkey chromosome X, EquAss-T2T_v2, whole genome shotgun sequence genome:
- the LOC123282404 gene encoding melanoma-associated antigen 8-like — MNLGRMGELCKREEDHQDPREAQGLVDAQLSGAEEEEAISPSSSPSVPFLGTLEEVAVAATTSPEQGHPSAQPSPTAMAATPWSQSRDNGSSIQDEEGPRVWEDPGDANSSLQDALRLKVSDLVGFLLLKYRTKEPTTKAEMLNTVLRDYQDHFPVIFRQASEHMQLVFGIDVKEVDPSDHSYVLVTTLGLTYDGMLSGEQSMPKTGLLVMLLGVIHLQGDCVPEEDVWEALSVMGVRAGREHFIYGEPRELITKVWVREQYVEYRQVPSSDPARYEFLWGPRAHAETSKMKVLEYFLRVSSRDPNPFLQLCEEAVSDEEGAPEPEGGQARGRPMPSTFSCWA; from the coding sequence ATGAATCTAGGTAGGATGGGTGAGCTCTGCAAGCGTGAGGAAGACCATCAGGACCCAAGAGAGGCCCAGGGCCTGGTGGATGCGCAGCTGTctggggctgaggaggaggaggccatatccccctcatcctccccctctgtccccttcctgggcaccctggaggaggtggctgtGGCTGCGACCACGAGTCCTGAACAGGGCCATCCGAGTGCTCAACCCTCCCCCACTGCCATGGCAGCCACTCCATGGAGCCAGTCCAGAGACAACGGCTCCAGCATCCAAGATGAGGAGGGACCAAGGGTCTGGGAGGACCCTGGAGATGCCAACTCCTCGCTCCAAGATGCACTACGTTTGAAGGTCTCTGACCTGGTGGGGTTCCTGCTTCTCAAGTATCGCACAAAGGAGCCCACCACAAAGGCGGAGATGCTGAATACGGTCCTCAGAGATTACCAGGACCATTTCCCTGTGATCTTCAGACAAGCCTCTGAGCACATGCAGCTTGTCTTTGGCATTGACGTGAAGGAAGTGGACCCCAGTGACCACTCCTATGTTCTGGTCACCACCCTGGGCCTCACCTACGATGGGATGCTGAGTGGTGAGCAGAGCATGCCCAAGACTGGCCTCCTGGTGATGCTCCTGGGTGTGATCCACCTGCAGGGTGACTGTGTCCCTGAGGAGGACGTCTGGGAAGCACTGAGTGTCATGGGGGTGCGTGCCGGGAGGGAGCACTTCATCTACGGGGAGCCCAGGGAGCTTATCACTAAAGTTTGGGTGCGGGAGCAGTACGTGGAGTACCGGCAGGTGCCCAGCAGCGATCCTGCTCGCTACGAGTTCCTGTGGGGTCCCAGGGCCCACGCTGAAACCAGCAAGATGAAAGTCCTGGAGTATTTCCTCAGGGTCAGTAGCAGGGATCCCAATCCCTTCCTCCAGCTGTGTGAAGAGGCTGTGAGTGATGAGGAAGGGGCACCTGAGCCCGAGGGCGGCCAGGCACGGGGCAGGCCCATGCCCAGCACCTTCTCCTGCTGGGCATGA
- the LOC123282625 gene encoding heat shock transcription factor, X-linked member 3-like — translation MASQSTDQIDEVKQAPSGDGEPATGVPTNSSLDPNLDSREILETHSDQAMSQDPGPQDNLRPQDPNQGAVHVEENHHLLGLSFPRKLWMVAEDDAFTSVRWNDEGDTVIIEEDLFQREILHRRGPGRIFETDSLKNFIRQLNLYGFSKIRPNDPSLHSPGNKRMMVK, via the coding sequence ATGGCTAGTCAGAGTACCGACCAGATAGATGAAGTCAAGCAGGCCCCATCGGGTGACGGAGAGCCAGCAACAGGGGTCCCAACTAATTCATCCCTGGATCCAAATCTGGATTCCAGGGAGATTTTGGAGACCCACAGTGACCAAGCCATGAGCCAAGATCCAGGCCCCCAAGACAACCTGCGACCACAGGACCCAAACCAAGGCGCCGTCCACGTGGAAGAAAACCACCACCTTCTCGGGCTCTCCTTCCCAAGAAAGCTTTGGATGGTAGCTGAGGACGACGCCTTCACGTCTGTGCGCTGGAATGATGAGGGAGACACCGTGATCATTGAAGAGGATCTTTTCCAGAGGGAGATTCTTCATCggagaggcccagggagaatTTTTGAAACAGACAGCTTGAAGAATTTTATCCGCCAACTGAACCTCTACGGCTTCAGCAAAATACGTCCAAACGACCCTTCGCTTCACTCTCCAGGGAACAAGAGAATGATGGTAAA